A region from the Pseudomonas sp. Teo4 genome encodes:
- a CDS encoding TolC family protein, which produces MATRCHGLILLLALAGCSQVGPDFEQPQAPWLHGWSTPLLERAGHTAATPDLRQWWAVFADPTLDALIAEADAHNTNLRVAGLRIVEARAQLAIVQTGRYPQLQQLRAQSLYLKQDQSGTPTARDSVFWQSSLGFDIAWEVDFWGRFSRAIESADAVYFASQANYADAMVLLRAQVADTYFGLRTAEARLAIAEENARRQARSLEITERLFRHGEHDELDWQQARTQYLATQATIPEFQNQVNALRNVLCSLIGRPPGPLPELEARHGQLPLPGQAILQDVPASLLQRRPDIRAAEQAVAAQSALVGVAEADLYPSLSLLGSIGWSFVTANHLPDTFDLAAGPSLIWNPFDYGRRKNAVRVEDARLQQLIELYQQSVRDAAREADDAASGLVRSLESAGIREQASQAAQRSLTLASSQYREGFADFQRVLDAQQLLLQQQDGYLVSRGNAVSSLVNLYKALGGGWEQVGQPIPAQTRQQMQQRTDWGTLLDEPAPENQKTGEQP; this is translated from the coding sequence ATGGCGACGCGCTGCCATGGCCTGATCCTGCTGCTGGCGCTGGCCGGCTGTAGCCAGGTCGGCCCGGATTTCGAACAGCCGCAGGCCCCGTGGTTGCATGGCTGGAGCACGCCACTGCTGGAGCGGGCGGGGCACACGGCAGCAACACCGGACCTGCGCCAGTGGTGGGCGGTGTTCGCCGACCCGACGCTGGACGCGCTGATTGCCGAGGCCGATGCACACAACACCAACCTGCGGGTGGCAGGCCTGCGCATCGTCGAGGCACGTGCGCAGTTGGCCATCGTCCAGACCGGGCGCTATCCCCAGTTGCAGCAGCTGCGTGCGCAGAGCCTGTACCTGAAGCAGGACCAGTCCGGCACCCCGACCGCCCGCGACTCGGTGTTCTGGCAGTCCAGCCTGGGTTTCGACATTGCCTGGGAGGTGGACTTCTGGGGGCGCTTCAGCCGCGCCATCGAGTCGGCCGATGCCGTGTACTTCGCTTCCCAGGCCAACTATGCCGACGCCATGGTGCTGTTGCGCGCGCAGGTGGCCGATACCTACTTCGGCCTGCGCACCGCCGAGGCGCGCCTGGCCATTGCCGAGGAGAACGCCAGGCGCCAGGCACGCAGCCTGGAAATCACCGAGCGGTTGTTCCGCCATGGCGAGCACGACGAACTCGACTGGCAACAGGCGCGCACTCAGTACCTGGCCACCCAGGCGACCATTCCCGAGTTCCAGAACCAGGTCAATGCCTTGCGCAACGTGCTCTGCTCGTTGATCGGCCGGCCGCCTGGCCCGTTGCCGGAGCTTGAGGCGCGTCACGGCCAGCTGCCGCTGCCAGGCCAGGCGATTCTGCAGGACGTGCCGGCCAGCCTGTTGCAACGCCGCCCGGATATACGCGCCGCCGAGCAGGCAGTGGCCGCGCAGTCGGCGCTTGTCGGTGTTGCCGAGGCGGATCTTTATCCCTCGCTGAGTTTGCTCGGCAGCATCGGCTGGAGCTTCGTCACGGCCAACCACTTGCCCGACACGTTCGACCTGGCTGCCGGGCCGAGCCTGATCTGGAACCCGTTCGACTACGGCAGGCGCAAGAATGCCGTGCGGGTGGAGGATGCGCGTCTGCAGCAGTTGATCGAGTTGTATCAGCAGAGTGTTCGCGATGCCGCACGCGAGGCGGACGATGCCGCCAGCGGCCTGGTGCGCTCGCTGGAAAGCGCGGGCATTCGAGAGCAGGCGTCGCAAGCCGCGCAGCGTTCGCTGACCCTGGCCAGTTCGCAATACCGCGAGGGCTTCGCTGACTTTCAGCGCGTGCTCGATGCCCAGCAATTGCTGTTGCAGCAGCAGGACGGGTACCTGGTCAGCCGGGGTAACGCCGTCAGCAGCCTGGTGAACCTGTACAAGGCGCTCGGCGGCGGATGGGAGCAGGTTGGCCAGCCCATCCCGGCGCAAACCCGCCAGCAGATGCAGCAACGCACCGACTGGGGAACGCTGCTCGACGAGCCGGCCCCTGAAAATCAGAAGACAGGTGAGCAACCATGA
- a CDS encoding AI-2E family transporter — protein MQSGFKLDSALSRGLLDVLIKAGLVAALVIFAFQVFQPFLELMLWAVILAVTLYPLYGRLKQRTGLKNGYVATLVVLLVLVVLLVPIYLVVVSIGESVQSLVALLKEGGWSVPAPPESVAGWPLIGPRLYAFWQSASESLAPVMNNLMPHLKGAGLTVLGAAASAGGAFLLFIGAVIISGVIMAFGERGEIAAQRIAMRVSGEERGKPLANLCTATIRAVAQGVIGIAFIQMLLIGVGFVIKGVPGAGMLAIVVLMLGIAQAPATLVTIPVIIYVFNVEGFTAATIIFAVYTFVAGLADNVLKPLLLGRGVDVPMPVVLIGALGGMVVKGIIGLFIGPVILGVTYVLFWQWVALQVPEQPVPPAA, from the coding sequence ATGCAGTCGGGTTTCAAGCTGGACAGCGCCCTCTCGCGAGGGCTGCTCGACGTGCTGATCAAGGCTGGGCTGGTGGCAGCCTTGGTGATCTTTGCCTTCCAGGTGTTCCAGCCGTTTCTGGAGTTGATGCTTTGGGCGGTGATACTGGCGGTCACCTTGTATCCGCTGTATGGCCGGCTCAAGCAGCGGACTGGGCTCAAGAACGGTTATGTCGCCACGCTCGTGGTCTTGCTGGTGCTGGTGGTGCTGTTGGTACCGATCTACCTGGTGGTGGTTTCGATTGGCGAGTCCGTCCAGAGCCTGGTTGCGCTGCTCAAGGAGGGGGGCTGGAGCGTGCCTGCGCCACCGGAGTCGGTGGCAGGCTGGCCACTGATCGGGCCTCGGCTGTATGCCTTCTGGCAGTCGGCATCCGAAAGTCTGGCCCCGGTGATGAACAACCTGATGCCGCACCTCAAAGGCGCGGGGCTCACCGTATTGGGGGCCGCGGCGAGCGCGGGCGGGGCGTTCCTGTTGTTCATCGGCGCAGTGATCATATCCGGCGTGATCATGGCTTTTGGCGAGCGTGGCGAGATCGCTGCGCAGCGCATCGCCATGCGCGTATCCGGTGAGGAGCGCGGCAAGCCGCTGGCCAACCTGTGCACTGCGACCATACGTGCGGTAGCCCAGGGCGTGATCGGCATTGCCTTTATCCAGATGCTGCTGATCGGCGTTGGTTTCGTGATCAAGGGCGTGCCAGGGGCGGGCATGTTGGCCATTGTCGTACTGATGCTGGGGATCGCCCAGGCGCCAGCGACACTGGTAACCATTCCGGTGATCATCTACGTGTTCAACGTCGAGGGCTTTACTGCGGCGACCATCATCTTCGCCGTTTACACCTTCGTCGCCGGGCTTGCCGACAACGTGCTCAAACCGCTGCTGCTGGGGCGCGGGGTGGACGTGCCGATGCCGGTGGTGCTCATCGGAGCCCTGGGCGGCATGGTGGTGAAGGGCATCATCGGTTTGTTCATCGGCCCGGTGATCCTTGGGGTCACCTATGTGCTGTTCTGGCAGTGGGTGGCGTTGCAGGTGCCGGAGCAACCTGTGCCACCAGCGGCATGA
- a CDS encoding monovalent cation:proton antiporter-2 (CPA2) family protein, protein MPHDGSLLQATVVFLLAVVLLVPLAQRLKLGAVPGYLLAGILIGPSLLGLIKQPDNVARLSEMGVVMLLFVIGLELSPRRLWTMRRSLFGVGSLQVGLTAVVLGLLAYLLFDQSRQAAIVLGLGLALSSTAFGLQVLAERRELGKPQGRLAVGILLFQDIAAIPLIAVVPLLGTGMSPPEEGSWPLLAVALGVGVVIVTGRYLLQPVFRWTVGSGLHELSTATALLVVLGTAWVMEHVGVSMALGAFLAGVVMADSPFRHELESQIEPLKGLLLGLFFVGVGMTADLRLLLSMPLQVLGLTVLLVGVKLPLLFVLGRFAGGLERAQALCLAVVLASGGEFAFVVFKLALQHQVLEQRVHDLLVLAITLSMAVVPLVMMALARQLRDDASVAAAAAALPDVEEMPQVVVAGLGRMGAAIVRMLHGEGVRLVALDASVDAVVQGSEKDGPLVFFGDPSRSEILRAARVDQARLVIVATDDPQSNLKTADVLAHLYPQTPVIAAARDSQEAQRLLAMGADPVRETFHSSLEMARRALIMLGYSEEQAAAWVHRYSRQEARRLQEQRQWQDGSGGDFPNAR, encoded by the coding sequence ATGCCACATGACGGCAGTCTGCTACAGGCGACAGTGGTCTTCTTGCTGGCCGTGGTGCTGCTGGTACCGCTGGCGCAGCGTCTTAAACTGGGGGCGGTACCGGGCTATCTGTTGGCCGGTATTCTTATCGGCCCCTCATTGCTGGGCCTGATCAAACAACCCGACAACGTTGCTCGCCTGTCCGAGATGGGTGTGGTGATGCTGTTGTTCGTGATTGGCCTGGAGCTTTCGCCGCGCCGACTGTGGACCATGCGCCGGTCGCTGTTTGGCGTGGGCTCGCTGCAGGTTGGGCTGACCGCCGTGGTGCTGGGGTTGCTGGCATACCTGCTGTTCGACCAGTCGCGGCAGGCGGCGATCGTGCTGGGCCTGGGCCTGGCACTGTCGTCCACCGCTTTTGGCCTGCAGGTGCTGGCCGAGCGCAGGGAGCTGGGCAAGCCGCAGGGGCGGTTGGCCGTGGGCATCCTGCTGTTCCAGGACATCGCGGCCATTCCGCTGATTGCCGTGGTGCCGCTGCTGGGCACCGGCATGAGCCCCCCGGAGGAGGGCAGTTGGCCCTTGCTGGCGGTGGCATTGGGCGTCGGGGTGGTGATCGTCACCGGTCGCTACCTGCTGCAGCCGGTGTTCCGCTGGACTGTCGGCTCAGGGCTGCACGAACTGTCGACTGCCACTGCATTGCTGGTGGTGCTGGGCACCGCCTGGGTGATGGAGCATGTCGGGGTGTCCATGGCCCTGGGCGCCTTCCTTGCGGGCGTGGTGATGGCCGATTCGCCGTTTCGCCATGAGCTGGAGTCGCAGATCGAGCCGCTCAAGGGGCTGCTACTGGGGCTGTTCTTCGTTGGCGTGGGGATGACCGCCGACCTGCGTCTGCTACTGAGCATGCCGCTGCAAGTGTTGGGGCTCACCGTGTTGCTGGTGGGGGTCAAGTTACCGCTGTTGTTCGTGCTGGGGCGCTTCGCCGGAGGTCTGGAACGGGCCCAGGCACTGTGTCTGGCGGTGGTGCTGGCGTCGGGCGGCGAGTTCGCTTTCGTCGTGTTCAAGCTGGCGCTGCAGCATCAGGTGCTGGAGCAGCGGGTGCATGACTTGCTGGTGCTGGCCATCACCCTGTCGATGGCCGTGGTGCCGTTGGTGATGATGGCCCTGGCCCGCCAGTTGCGCGACGACGCCTCGGTCGCTGCAGCCGCCGCAGCGTTGCCGGATGTCGAAGAAATGCCGCAGGTGGTGGTGGCTGGCCTGGGGCGCATGGGCGCGGCCATTGTCCGCATGCTGCATGGTGAAGGTGTGCGCCTGGTGGCGTTGGACGCCTCGGTCGATGCGGTGGTGCAAGGCAGTGAGAAAGATGGCCCGTTGGTGTTCTTTGGCGACCCCTCACGCTCAGAGATCCTGCGTGCAGCCAGGGTCGACCAGGCCAGGCTGGTGATCGTCGCCACCGATGACCCGCAGTCCAACCTCAAGACTGCCGATGTGCTGGCGCATCTTTATCCACAGACCCCGGTAATCGCTGCCGCACGTGACAGCCAGGAAGCCCAGCGCCTGCTCGCCATGGGCGCCGACCCGGTACGCGAAACCTTTCACTCCAGCCTGGAGATGGCACGTCGTGCCCTCATCATGCTGGGCTACAGCGAAGAGCAGGCGGCTGCCTGGGTACACCGCTACAGTCGGCAAGAGGCGCGCCGCTTGCAGGAGCAGCGGCAATGGCAGGACGGTTCCGGTGGTGATTTCCCGAACGCTCGCTGA
- the ppk2 gene encoding polyphosphate kinase 2: protein MSKSAKKKATQATDEKLGGKAYEKALKPLHVELVKLQEWVVAKGLKVCIVFEGRDGAGKGGTIKAITERVSPRVFRVVALPAPTEREKSQMYVQRYLRHLPAAGEVVIFDRSWYNRAGVERVMGFCSDEQASKFLTVVPLFEKMMVESGIILIKYWLEVSAEEQTRRLQDRINDGRKLWKLSPMDLKSYSRWDDYTRARDEMFAASDSSWAPWFMAHSNDKRRARLNIISHLLSRIEYKDVTREEIVKLPKRGKIGKYKAVDYPFKVVPERF from the coding sequence AAAAAGAAAGCCACCCAGGCAACCGACGAAAAGCTGGGCGGCAAGGCCTATGAGAAAGCGCTCAAGCCGCTGCACGTCGAGCTGGTCAAGCTTCAGGAATGGGTTGTGGCCAAGGGCCTGAAGGTGTGCATCGTCTTCGAGGGCCGCGACGGAGCAGGCAAGGGCGGGACCATCAAAGCTATCACCGAGCGGGTCAGCCCGCGGGTGTTCCGGGTGGTTGCGCTGCCGGCACCCACCGAGCGCGAGAAATCGCAGATGTACGTGCAACGCTACCTGAGGCATCTGCCTGCCGCTGGCGAGGTAGTGATCTTCGACCGCAGCTGGTACAACCGCGCCGGGGTCGAGCGGGTGATGGGGTTCTGCAGCGACGAGCAGGCCAGCAAGTTCCTCACCGTGGTGCCGCTGTTCGAGAAGATGATGGTCGAGTCGGGGATCATCCTGATCAAGTACTGGCTGGAGGTCAGTGCCGAGGAGCAGACCCGCCGCCTGCAGGACCGTATCAACGACGGGCGCAAGCTGTGGAAACTGTCGCCGATGGACCTGAAGTCCTATTCGCGCTGGGACGACTACACCCGTGCCCGCGACGAGATGTTCGCCGCCTCGGACTCGTCCTGGGCGCCTTGGTTCATGGCGCACTCCAACGACAAGCGGCGTGCGCGGCTGAACATCATCAGCCACCTGCTGTCGCGCATCGAGTACAAGGATGTGACCCGCGAAGAGATCGTCAAGCTGCCCAAGCGCGGCAAGATCGGCAAGTACAAGGCTGTGGACTACCCCTTCAAGGTGGTGCCGGAGCGTTTTTGA